From one Rhipicephalus microplus isolate Deutch F79 unplaced genomic scaffold, USDA_Rmic scaffold_133, whole genome shotgun sequence genomic stretch:
- the LOC142790851 gene encoding uncharacterized protein LOC142790851 isoform X1, whose amino-acid sequence MIPVDGSASTSFQMKGHCNDPCGWQCFYPFSDTGKLVSIGVPKTLKEWAASNSLQFCSKCFTDFQVNRAFGRISNLGVSLVDTPRHLSTCRCGLPRRHNAIDPSSCKAACILPCHTVCFPTYGISSALFLEESLLILNIRTVKAPSNKPRFYDVHGLMNKVYIFLQVPIGFNVTTLC is encoded by the exons ATGATCCctgtggatggcagtgcttctaccAGTTTTCAG ATGAAGGGCCATTGCAATGATCCctgtggatggcagtgcttctacccATTTTCAG ACACGGGCAAGCTTGTTTCTATAGGTGTCCCTAAAACATTGAAAGAGTGGGCGGCCAGCAACTCCCTCCAGTTCTGCTCCAAGTGTTTTACTGATTTTCAAGTCAACAG GGCTTTTGGAAGGATTTCCAATCTGGGTGTGAGCTTGGTGGACACACCGAGACATCTCAGCACCTGCAGGTGTGGCCTTCCCAGAAGACACAATGCCATTGATCCTTCAAGCTGTAAAGCTGCATGCATATTGCCGTGCCACACCGTGTGTTTCCCAACCTACGGTATTTCATCAGCCTTATTTTTAGAAGAATCTTTGTTAATCCTAAATATACGTACAGTCAAAGCACCATCTAACAAACCCCGATTTTACGATGTTCATGGTCTAATGAACAAAGTCTACATTTTTCTGCAGGTACCCATAGGTTTCAATGTCACCACCCTCTGTTAA
- the LOC142790851 gene encoding uncharacterized protein LOC142790851 isoform X3 — translation MIPVDGSASTSFQMKGHCNDPCGWQCFYPFSDTGKLVSIGVPKTLKEWAASNSLQFCSKCFTDFQVNR, via the exons ATGATCCctgtggatggcagtgcttctaccAGTTTTCAG ATGAAGGGCCATTGCAATGATCCctgtggatggcagtgcttctacccATTTTCAG ACACGGGCAAGCTTGTTTCTATAGGTGTCCCTAAAACATTGAAAGAGTGGGCGGCCAGCAACTCCCTCCAGTTCTGCTCCAAGTGTTTTACTGATTTTCAAGTCAACAGGTAA
- the LOC142790851 gene encoding uncharacterized protein LOC142790851 isoform X2 has product MIPVDGSASTHFQMKGYRNGSCGWQCFYPFSNTGKLVSIGVPKTLKEWAASNSLQFCSKCFTDFQVNRVFSPCRVGLLEGFPIWV; this is encoded by the exons ATGATCCctgtggatggcagtgcttctacccATTTTCAG ATGAAGGGCTATCGTAATGGTTCctgtggatggcagtgcttctacccATTTTCAA ACACGGGCAAGCTTGTTTCTATAGGTGTCCCTAAAACATTGAAAGAGTGGGCGGCCAGCAACTCCCTCCAGTTCTGCTCCAAGTGTTTTACTGATTTTCAAGTCAACAG GGTGTTTTCGCCTTGTCGCGTAGGGCTTTTGGAAGGATTTCCAATCTGGGTGTGA
- the LOC119167887 gene encoding uncharacterized protein LOC119167887: MGVVSSSFEGPFTKSSGSSARPSVLTDETPRDWTSVPRPECTSLPSVSRCAHPVPAWVFSGASILDGFCQRWEPRSQCLEAGGNAFASLAECQRTCHNTTRASDRCGAVRTRACRDGDRRLEYVLGLALSPSTERFRCTRLPPDMCVVEGSGFASLADCLDACRAGKRASLCSAGPVVVRRCEWHQRRLPFFYDQDEARCLPFMQLCLDKGGFPDRDTCVQRCLLV, from the exons ATGGGCGTCGTCAGca GTTCGTTCGAGGGGCCATTCACCAAGAGCTCGGGTAGCAGCGCCCGGCCGAGCGTCCTCACCGACGAGACACCGCGTGATTGGACAA GCGTGCCGCGTCCCGAGTGCACGTCACTTCCGTCTGTGTCTCGGTGCGCGCATCCGGTTCCAGCCTGGGTGTTCTCGGGCGCTAGCATCTTGGACGGCTTCTGCCAGCGCTGGGAGCCTCGCAGCCAGTGCCTCGAAGCCGGCGGAAACGCGTTCGCCTCTCTCGCCGAGTGTCAGAGGACGTGTCACA ACACCACGCGTGCCAGTGACCGGTGCGGCGCCGTGCGCACTCGAGCCTGCCGTGACGGGGATCGTCGGCTCGAGTACGTGCTGGGCCTCGCCCTGTCCCCCAGCACCGAACGGTTCCGATGCACGCGTCTGCCACCCGATATGTGCGTCGTTGAAGGTAGCGGGTTCGCCTCGCTCGCCGATTGCCTGGATGCCTGCCGCGCCGGGAAAAGG GCGTCGCTTTGCAGTGCGGGTCCCGTGGTTGTGCGTCGTTGCGAGTGGCATCAGCGGCGGCTGCCCTTCTTCTACGACCAGGACGAGGCTCGGTGCCTTCCCTTCATGCAGCTGTGCCTCGACAAAGGGGGATTCCCCGACAGGGACACGTGCGTCCAACGCTGCCTGCTAGTCTAA